The following coding sequences lie in one Arachis stenosperma cultivar V10309 chromosome 5, arast.V10309.gnm1.PFL2, whole genome shotgun sequence genomic window:
- the LOC130980655 gene encoding uncharacterized protein LOC130980655 — protein sequence MADIHKIADINPTIDNLCVRIRVIRLWTLPSYENSPLPYSIEMVWLDEDGGKIHASVKKAFVSRFVNLLEEGISYQIRYFGVGLNKGYFKTTHHEYVVNLNQRTDVHRLPESSSILQYGFKFVSFDTLNAPGYDCTYLVDVVGYLAGIGNEKTLEKDLPNILKIMECALFGNYAHELNAFLGSGNKDGAVVILQFVRVKLFNEKIVLQNSMYGTKMFFNLEDTTVIQFKNSFVRFEESRGNIGGIPNEAAFLKIYQGKTIEQLKEFETLGVIDDSDCACFVVFDKEAKQVLGKSCVEILDPLLLKGDLSDTPTLLLNLIDKTFLFIVEVQISDNPHFSPSYKVKKMTDNVDLINKFKEAHPIQIDVDYTGGLLPISKTSSIIEGEKVEGAKNLLVEFSNEVAANDESELLENVITPTKRLSSESEESKVKGNSSDGSNDVHFQSVLSNITNGLNTGEKERCSNISDISNSGITCEAYDSPCHQTSQQQLQQTSNNIDQLQSQHSLEYSNRIRLQRDARLNRKTMLLQKRHGASTSNSNLDTKELEEVCIAEKGRHLRQRKTFLKELAINLSKIFEEVEDITENTTILDDSVQIEYPAIFDVAENTVFDVIDIGDPEFFCRHCDAMMWYEERSEKSKTGSNIEFSICCMRGKVQLPFLQRPPQLLQGLLSGADQRRKHFKDNIRTYNSMFCFTSLGGKIETSINDGTGPPQFIVSGQNYHRIGSLVPIEGQRPKFAQLYIYDTENEVSNRIEVFSSRTNNNNIDQSLVLDLKDMIDQHNVLAHTFRIVRNYLNQGDIANIRLRLYRKRSKDARVYNLPSSNEVAALIVGDFDSGDAGRDIIVQLKSGHLQRIHETHTAFIPLQYPMMFPYGEHGYQEDIPLRESHRADENRKRQRVSLREFIAFRIQERKVEYATIVNGGRLFQQFLVDCFSMIEAQRLTYYRNNQTKVRSDIYKGIQDAVVRGETRASKAGKRIILPASFTGGMRYMFNNCQDAMAICKKYGYPDLFITMTCNSSWQEIGRVNNPRNLKVEDRPDISCRVFKIKLDMIISDLKQGIPFGVLDAELPDPTQHPKLFRAVSTYMIHGPCGRAFSKSPCMKDGYCTKYYPKTFSKTTVIDDSGYPSYRRRDTGVVTEKKGVHMDNRNVVPYNAYLLMSYQAHVNVEYCNKSNAIKYLFKYVNKGPDRVAVGVTKEASSGEDAQVIDEIKQFYDCRYLSACEAVWRTLAYDIHQRWPSVMRLTFYLLGEQNIIFKDDDDLEEIVEEEEGKCTMFLAWMEANKKFEAGQTLTYAEFPNQFVYDRESRVWHPRKRGYSIGRLNYVPPGTGDIYYMRILLAIQRGCTTYESIRTVNGITYSSFQDACYSMGLLCDDREFIAAINEVAELASDHQLRKLFAMLLISNSISNPERVWNATWTLLANGILYERRKALKNQGLSMTDDELKNLCLIEIEKILNSNARSLRDYQSMPYPEMSHVRLFQNKLIEEELAYDTNELTHTNLYTEQKMTHKQRLVFDEILNAVVTDSGGFYFVYGHGGCGKTFIWNVLSSAIQSRGKIVLNVASSGIASLLLPGGRTAHSRFSIPITITDESTCNIKHGSLKAELLIQSSLIIWDEAPMLNKMCFEALDRTLRDLMSVTDQHKIHQPFGGKVVVLGGDFRQILPVIPKGSRHDILASAINSSHLWSFCKVLKLHTNMRLLMSSSDQDEGEMKRFANWILDVGNGNIGSVVGDESEVEIPNDLLITTTDDPLSHLVDFAYPNLLQNMSDYRYFQSRAILAPTLESVEKVNDFVLTIFPGMEKEYLSSDTTCQADENEDVQQEWFTPEFLNDIKCSGLPNHKLTLKPGVAVMLLRNIDQTSGLCNGTRLIVNELGSNVIGATVVTGRNIGDKVYIPRMNLIPSDSGLPFKFQRRQFPLTVCFAMTINKSQGQSLSHVGLYLSKSVFTHGQLYVALSRVKSRSGLRVLILVEDGNPKSSTTNIVFKETTNRDGQLNELDVVKCEVERLRSLTIPLTFEIPKEMLVNEEEAMIITMVACTMTHEKKIRSEGPKIWFLPPRVSEQALLFCYPPTAVVIDHSTYLSDVSSLSKMIHEQLLDERLEGKSDLDEVAYQLGEFWIYYPQNLPQQENS from the exons ATGGCTGATATTCACAAAATTGCTGACATCAATCCTACAATCGACAATTTGTGTGTACGTATACGAGTGATACGGTTATGGACACTACCAAGTTACGAAAATTCTCCATTGCCATACTCAATTGAGATGGTTTGGCTCGATGAAGAC GGAGGAAAAATACACGCCTCAGTTAAGAAGGCTTTTGTGTCTCGATTCGTGAATTTGCTGGAGGAAGGAATATCTTACCAAATAAGATATTTTGGTGTTGGACTCAATAAGGGTTACTTCAAGACTACACATCATGAATACGTGGTTAATTTAAACCAACGTACTGATGTGCACAGACTTCCAGAATCGTCGAGTATCCTACAATATGGATTTAAGTTTGTGAGTTTTGACACTCTCAATGCTCCTGGGTATGATTGCACCTATTTAGTTG ATGTTGTTGGATATCTTGCTGGAATTGGGAATGAGAAGACTCTTGAAAAGGATCTACCAAATATACT aaaaataatggagTGTGCACTTTTTGGCAACTATGCACATGAATTAAATGCTTTTCTGGGATCTGGCAATAAGGATGGAGCTGTTGTCATCTTACAGTTTGTTAGAGTGAAGTTATTTAACG AAAAGATTGTTTTACAAAATTCCATGTATGGCACAAAGATGTTCTTCAATCTTGAAGATACAACGGTCATCCAATTTAAAAATAG CTTTGTAAGATTTGAAGAATCTAGAGGTAACATCGGCGGAATTCCAAATGAGGCtgcattcttaaaaatttatcaaGGCAAAACCATCGAGCAGTTAAAAGAATTCGAAacg CTTGGTGTCATTGATGATTCTGACTGTGCATGTTTTGTAGTCTTTGACAAGGAGGCAAAACAAGTTTTGGGAAAGAGCTGTGTAGAGATACTTGATCCACTCCTATTG AAAGGAGATCTATCGGATACACCTACACTTTTGCTCAACCTAATTGATAAGACCTTTCTCTTCATCGTTGAAGTTCAAATATCTGATAATCCACATTTTTCACCTTCTTATAAAGTTAAGAAGATGACTGATAATGTGGACctcataaataaattcaaagaGGCTCACCCTATTCAAATT gatGTTGACTATACCGGTGGTTTGCTTCCAATTTCAAAGACATCCTCAATCATTGAAGGGGAGAAAGTAGAAGGTGCTAAG AATTTGTTGGTTGAATTCTCCAATGAAGTTGCTGCCAATGATGAATCCGAATTGTTGGAAAATGTTATTACACCAACTAAGCGATTATCCTCGGAGTCGGAAGAATCGAAGGTAAAAG GAAATTCGAGTGATGGTTCCAATGATGTGCATTTTCAATCCGTGTTGTCGAACATTACAAATGGACTCAATACAG GTGAAAAGGAACGATGTTCCAATATCAGTGATATTAGTAATTCAGGTATCACATGCGAAGCATATGATAGCCCATGTCATCAGACAAGTCAACAACAGCTTCAACAAACATCAAACAATATCGACCAGTTGCAAAGCCAGC atTCATTGGAGTACTCAAATCGAATTAGATTGCAAAGGGATGCAAGACTGAATAGAAAGACTATGCTACTTCAAAAGAGACATG GAGCAAGTACATCTAATTCAAATTTAGATACTAAAGAATTAGAAGAAGTGTGCATAGCTGAAAAAGGAAGACACCTGAGACAAAGAAAAACATTCTTGAAGGAATTGGCTataaatctttcaaaaatttttgaagaagttGAGGATATTACTGAAAACACGACTATATTAGATGATTCTGTGCAAATTGAATACCCAGCCATATTCGATGTTGCTGAGAATACAG TATTCG ATGTGATAGATATTGGTGACCCAGAATTTTTTTGTCGGCATTGCGACGCCATGATGTGGTATGAGGAGAGATCAGAAAAGTCTAAAACAGGATCCAATATTGAGTTCTCAATATGTTGTATGAGAGGGAAGGTACAATTGCCGTTTTTGCAACGTCCACCTCAGCTCTTGCAAGGTTTATTATCTGGAGCAGACCAGAGAAGAAAACACTTTAAGGATAATATAAGAACTTATAATAGCATGTTTTGCTTCACGTCCCTCGGAGGTAAAATAGAGACCTCTATCAATGATGGGACAGGTCCTCCCCAGTTCATTGTGAGTGGACAAAACTACCACAGAATTGGAAGCTTGGTACCAATTGAGGGACAAAGACCAAAATTTGCGCAGTTATATATTTATGATACAGAAAATGAGGTCTCAAACAGGATAGAGGTTTTCAG TTCAAGAACAAACAATAACAACATTGACCAGTCCTTAGTTCTAGATCTCAAGGACATGATCGATCAACATAATGTTCTTGCTCACACATTTAGGATAGTGAGAAACTACCTGAATCAAGGAGATATCGCAAATATAAGACTACGGTTGTACCGAAAAAGATCAAAGGATGCAAGAGTCTACAATTTACCATCTTCTAACGAGGTCGCAGCTCTAATAGTAGGAGATTTTGATTCTGGAGATGCAGGGCGTGATATTATAGTTCAATTAAAGTCTGGACATCTGCAAAGGATTCATGAGACACACACCGCATTTATTCCTCTTCAGTACCCTATGATGTTTCCTTACGGTGAACATGGCTACCAAGAAGACATTCCTTTGCGAGAATCTCATAGGGCTgatgaaaatagaaagagacaGCGTGTGAGTTTAAGGGAGTTCATAGCATTTAGAATACAAGAGAGAAAGGTCGAGTATGCAACCATTGTCAATGGTGGAAGATTATTTCAGCAGTTCTTGGTTGATTGCTTTTCTATGATTGAAGCACAAAGGTTGACCTACTACCGAAACAACCAAACCAAGGTGAGGAGTGATATATACAAAGGGATTCAAGATGCAGTTGTTAGGGGTGAGACACGTGCTTCTAAAGCAGGTAAGCGTATCATCCTACCTGCGTCCTTCACTGGTGGCATGAGATACATGTTTAATAATTGTCAAGATGCTATGGCAATTTGTAAGAAATATGGATATCCAGACCTCTTCATCACAATGACATGTAACTCAAGTTGGCAAGAGATTGGCAGGGTTAACAATCCAAGGAACTTAAAGGTTGAAGACCGGCCGGATATATCGTGTAGAGTATTCAAAATTAAGCTTGACATGATAATCTCGGATCTTAAGCAAGGAATTCCATTTGGAGTGCTAGATGCAG AGTTGCCAGATCCTACTCAGCATCCAAAATTGTTTAGAGCTGTATCTACATATATGATTCATGGACCATGTGGTAGAGCATTCTCAAAATCTCCCTGCATGAAAGATGGGTACTGCACCAAATATTATCCCAAGACATTCAGTAAAACCACAGTTATCGATGATAGTGGATACCCATCATATAGAAGACGAGACACAGGGGTGGTTACTGAGAAGAAGGGAGTCCATATGGATAATAGGAATGTGGTTCCATACAATGCATATCTACTGATGTCTTATCAAGCGCATGTTAATGTAGAGTACTGCAACAAGTCGAATGCTATCAAATATTTGTTCAAGTATGTGAATAAAGGTCCAGACAGGGTAGCAGTTGGAGTTACAAAGGAAGCTTCCAGTGGAGAGGATGCTCAGGTTATTGATgagatcaaacaattctatgATTGCAGATATTTGTCTGCATGTGAGGCTGTGTGGAGAACCTTAGCGTATGATATTCATCAAAGGTGGCCTTCAGTGATGAGATTAACCTTTTATTTGCTTGGAGAGCAAAATATCATCTTTAAAGATGATGACGATCTTGAAGAAATCgtggaagaagaggaaggaaaatgtaCAATGTTCTTAGCATGGATGGAGgccaataaaaaatttgaagcaGGTCAAACTTTGACGTATGCTGAGTTTCCAAATCAATTTGTTTATGATAGAGAATCAAGGGTGTGGCATCCACGCAAAAGAGGGTATTCTATCGGGAGGTTAAATTATGTTCCACCGGGTACAGGtgatatttattatatgagaATTTTGTTAGCTATTCAGAGAGGTTGCACAACATATGAGTCTATTAGGACAGTTAATGGAATTACATATTCTAGCTTCCAAGATGCTTGCTATTCCATGGGACTACTGTGCGATGATAGGGAATTCATTGCAGCTATTAATGAGGTAGCTGAACTTGCATCTGATCATCAATTGAGAAAATTATTTGCGATGCTACTGATATCTAATAGCATTAGCAACCCAGAGCGTGTTTGGAATGCAACTTGGACATTATTGGCTAATGGAATACTATATGAAAGGAGAAAAGCTTTGAAAAACCAAG GACTAAGCATGACTGATGACGAATTGAAAAACCTCTGCCTTATTGAGATTGAAAAGATACTCAACAGCAATGCGAGATCTTTAAGAGACTATCAATCAATGCCATATCCTGAGATGTCTCATGTTCGCCTTTTTCAGAATAAGCTAATAGAGGAGGAGTTAGCATATGACACAAATGAGTTGACTCATACAAACTTATATACAGAACAAAAGATGACTCATAAGCAAAGGTTAGTATTTGATGAGATACTCAATGCTGTTGTTACAGACTCTGGTGGTTTTTACTTCGTTTATGGGCATGGTGGGTGTGGTAAGACATTTATTTGGAATGTACTTTCTTCTGCTATTCAGTCTAGAGGAAAAATTGTTTTAAATGTCGCATCCAGTGGAATTGCTTCTTTACTCCTACCTGGTGGCAGAACGGCTCATTCTAGATTTTCAATACCCATTACAATTACTGATGAATCTACTTGCAACATCAAGCATGGCAGTTTGAAGGCTGAGCTGCTCATCCAAAGTAGCTTAATAATTTGGGATGAAGCTCCAATGCTCAATAAAATGTGCTTTGAAGCACTTGATCGGACGCTCAGGGATCTTATGTCAGTTACCGATCAACATAAGATACATCAACCATTTGGTGGTAAGGTTGTTGTTCTAGGAGGTGATTTCAGACAGATACTTCCGGTGATTCCGAAAGGAAGTAGACACGATATATTGGCATCCGCTATTAACTCATCCCATCTGTGGTCATTTTGTAAGGTTCTGAAACTGCATACGAATATGAGGCTTCTAATGTCTTCTTCGGATCAAGATGAAGGTGAAATGAAGAGATTTGCTAATTGGATACTTGATGTTGGAAATGGAAATATTGGCTCTGTTGTTGGTGATGAATCAGAAGTTGAAATTCCAAATGATCTATTGATTACAACTACTGATGACCCTCTCTCTCATTTGGTAGACTTTGCATATCCAAATTTGTTGCAAAACATGTCAGATTACAGGTATTTTCAGAGTAGGGCAATTCTTGCACCCACGCTTGAGAGTGTCGAGAAGGTAAACGATTTTGTCTTGACAATCTTTCCAGGGATGGAAAAGGAGTATTTGAGCTCTGACACAACATGTCAAGCTGATGAGAATGAAGATGTACAACAAGAGTGGTTCACACCAGAGTTCCTAAATGACATCAAATGTTCGGGACTACCCAATCACAAGTTGACTTTGAAGCCAGGAGTCGCTGTAATGCTACTGCGAAACATAGACCAGACTTCAGGTTTATGCAACGGGACAAGATTAATAGTTAACGAACTTGGCAGCAATGTAATTGGAGCGACAGTAGTGACCGGTAGAAATATTGGAGATAAAGTGTACATTCcaagaatgaacttgatccctTCAGATTCAGGATTGCCATTTAAGTTCCAACGGAGACAATTTCCATTGACAGTATGCTTTGCAATGACCATTAACAAGAGTCAGGGTCAATCATTATCACATGTAGGGCTTTATTTGTCAAAATCAGTGTTTACCCATGGACAACTTTATGTTGCTTTGTCAAGAGTTAAGAGTCGCAGTGGCCTCAGGGTTTTAATTCTAGTTGAAGACGGCAATCCAAAGTCATCAACAACAAATATCGTGTTCAAAGAg ACAACTAACCGTGATGGACAACTTAATGAGTTGGATGTCGTCAAATGTGAAGTTGAAAGGTTGCGTTCATTGACAATACCA ttgACGTTTGAAATCCCCAAAGAAATGCTCgttaatgaagaagaagcaatg ATAATAACAATGGTTGCATGCACAATGACTCATGAGAAAAAAATTCGTTCCGAAGGTCCAAAGATATGGTTTCTTCCACCTAGGGTCTCA GAACAAGCACTTTTATTTTGCTACCCACCAACAGCTGTGGTAATAGACCATTCAACATATTTATCTGATGTTAGCAGCTTATCAAAG ATGATTCATGAACAATTGCTCGATGAGAGATTAGAGGGTAAGTCAGATTTGGATGAAGTTGCATATCAACTCGGTGAATTTTGGATCTACTATCCACAGAATCTTCCACAACAAGAAAACTCGTAA